A segment of the Acidobacteriota bacterium genome:
CGATTCATGCGTCGTCTTCTGGACGACGTGCGGGCTCTGGAGCAGATGCTCGACCAGGGCGTCATCGAGTCCGGCAAGAGCCGCATCGGGGCGGAGCAGGAGCTCTTCCTCGTCGATCACACCAGCCGACCGGTGCCCAAGGCCCTGGAAGTGCTGGAGACCATCGACGACCCCCACTTCACCACCGAGCTGGCGTTGTTCAATCTCGAATTCAACGCCGATCCCATCGACCTCCAGGGGCGTTGCCTGAGCCAGCTGGAGGAGCAGCTCAACACGCTGCTGGCGAAGGCCCGGGAGGGCGCCGCGGCCCACGGTGCCGAGGTCTTGCTCACCGGCATCCTGCCGACCCTGGTGAAGCCGGACATGGCGATGGAGAACATGACGCCGGTGCCCCGCTACCACGCTTTGGCGCGGGCGATCCAAAGCCTGCGGGGGAGTGAGTTCGAGTTCAACATCGAGGGCGTGGACGAGCTCACGCTGACCCACGACAGCGTCATGCTGGAATCCTGCAACACCAGCTTCCAGGTGCACTTTCAGGTCGATCCGGATCACTTCGCTCACCTCTACAACATCTCCCAGGCGGTGGCCGCGCCGGTGCTGGCGACGGCCACCAACTCGCCCATGCTCTTCGGCAAGCGATTGTGGCGGGAGACCCGCATCGCTCTTTTCCAGCAGTCGGTGGACACTCGCAGCGCCAAATCCCATTTGCGCCAGGTGCAGCCGCGGGTGAGCTTCGGGGACCGCTGGCTGGACAACTCGGTGCTGGAAATCTTCCGCGCCGACATCGCCCGCTTCCGGGTGCTGCTGAGCACCGAGGTGCAGGAGGATCCGTTCGCCGAGCTGGCCGCCGGCCGGCCGCCCAAGCTTCCCGCCCTGCGGCTGCACAACGGTACGGTTTACCGCTGGAACCGCCCGTGCTACGGCATCAGCAACGGTCACCCCCACTTGCGCATCGAGAACCGGATTTTGCCCTCGGGTCCGACGGTGCTCGACGAGGTGGCCAACGCCGCCTATTGGTTCGGCCTCATCCGTGGTCTCTCCGACGAGATGAAGGACATTTCCCGTCATATGGACTTCGACGTCGCCAAGGAGAACTTCATCGCCGCCGCCCGCCAGGGCTTGGACGCCCACCTGGAGTGGCCCGGGCGCCGGCCGACGCCGGTGCCGGTGCTCGCCCGGGAGGTGCTGCTGCCCCTGGCCCACGACGGCCTGCGGGCGCTGGGCATCGACAGCGACGAAGCGGACCGCTTCCTCGGCGTGGTGGAGGAGCGGGTCGACAAGGCCCAGACCGGAGCCCGCTGGGCCCTCACCTCGCTGGCGGCGATGAAGCAGCAGGGCACCCCCGGAGAGCGTATGGCCTCTCTCACCCAGGCCACCCTGTCGCGGCAGAAGGAAGGCCTGCCGGTGGCGCGGTGGCAGCCGGCGCGGCTGGAAGAGGCCAACGTCTGGAAGGAGCACTACACCCAGGTCCACCACCTGATGAGCACCGATCTGTTCACCGTCAACGCCGACGAGGTCATCGATTTGGTGGCGTCGATGATGGACTGGCAGCACATCCGCTACGTGCCGGTGGAGGACGATCAGCACCGGCTGGTGGGCCTGATGACCCACCGCATCCTGCTGCGGCTGCTGGCCCAGGGCCATGACCCGCGGACGACGCCGACGGCGGTGCGGGACGTGATGCAGAAGGAGGTCATCACCGTCGGCCCCGAGGCCAGCAGCCTCGACGCCATCGAGCTGATGAAACAACACAAGATCGGCTGCCTGCCGGTGGTGGATCACGGCCGGCTGGTGGGCATCATCACCGAGCGCGACTTCCTCAAG
Coding sequences within it:
- a CDS encoding glutamate-cysteine ligase family protein: MGEQEVRKDTDNEQQRRFMRRLLDDVRALEQMLDQGVIESGKSRIGAEQELFLVDHTSRPVPKALEVLETIDDPHFTTELALFNLEFNADPIDLQGRCLSQLEEQLNTLLAKAREGAAAHGAEVLLTGILPTLVKPDMAMENMTPVPRYHALARAIQSLRGSEFEFNIEGVDELTLTHDSVMLESCNTSFQVHFQVDPDHFAHLYNISQAVAAPVLATATNSPMLFGKRLWRETRIALFQQSVDTRSAKSHLRQVQPRVSFGDRWLDNSVLEIFRADIARFRVLLSTEVQEDPFAELAAGRPPKLPALRLHNGTVYRWNRPCYGISNGHPHLRIENRILPSGPTVLDEVANAAYWFGLIRGLSDEMKDISRHMDFDVAKENFIAAARQGLDAHLEWPGRRPTPVPVLAREVLLPLAHDGLRALGIDSDEADRFLGVVEERVDKAQTGARWALTSLAAMKQQGTPGERMASLTQATLSRQKEGLPVARWQPARLEEANVWKEHYTQVHHLMSTDLFTVNADEVIDLVASMMDWQHIRYVPVEDDQHRLVGLMTHRILLRLLAQGHDPRTTPTAVRDVMQKEVITVGPEASSLDAIELMKQHKIGCLPVVDHGRLVGIITERDFLKIAGKLLEEFLTR